Proteins found in one Micromonospora sp. WMMD1082 genomic segment:
- the ilvA gene encoding threonine ammonia-lyase yields the protein MTELVSLDDVRAARKLLAGVIRTTPLEPSRPLSATLGGPVWLKCENLQRAGSYKVRGAYVRISRLSAEERARGVVAASAGNHAQGVALAAGLVGTHATVFMPVNAPLPKVAATKGYGAQVELIGATVDESLVAAQTFAERTGAVLIHPFDHRDVIAGQGTVALEILEQCPEVTTIVTGVGGGGLISGLAVAAKALRPDVRVIGVQAAGAAAFPPSLVAGEPVRLPAFATIADGIAVGRPGDVTFTHVRKLVDEVVTVSEEDISRALLMLLERGKQVVEPAGAVGVAALLAGTVQVKAPVVAVLSGGNIDPLLMLRVIEHGLAAAGRYLRVTVRCSDRPGQLASLLSEIAEHRANVVDVVHQRANPHLRLGEVEVALSVETRGVEHSDTLISALRASGYQVTIAPEA from the coding sequence ATGACGGAACTGGTCAGCCTGGACGACGTGCGAGCGGCGCGGAAGCTGCTCGCCGGGGTCATCCGCACCACCCCGCTGGAGCCCTCCCGCCCGCTCAGCGCCACCCTCGGCGGGCCGGTCTGGCTCAAGTGCGAGAACCTTCAGCGGGCGGGGTCGTACAAGGTGCGCGGCGCGTACGTGCGGATCTCCCGGCTGTCGGCGGAGGAACGTGCCCGGGGGGTGGTCGCGGCCAGCGCCGGCAACCACGCGCAGGGCGTGGCGCTCGCCGCGGGGTTGGTCGGTACCCACGCCACCGTCTTCATGCCGGTGAACGCGCCGCTGCCCAAGGTCGCGGCCACCAAAGGGTACGGCGCGCAGGTCGAGCTGATCGGCGCCACGGTGGACGAGTCGCTGGTCGCGGCGCAGACGTTCGCCGAGCGGACCGGTGCGGTGCTGATCCACCCCTTCGACCACCGGGACGTGATCGCCGGGCAGGGCACGGTGGCGCTGGAGATCCTGGAGCAGTGCCCCGAGGTCACCACGATCGTCACCGGGGTCGGTGGGGGAGGACTGATCTCCGGGCTGGCGGTGGCCGCCAAGGCGCTCCGGCCGGACGTGCGGGTGATCGGGGTGCAGGCGGCCGGCGCGGCGGCCTTCCCGCCGTCGCTGGTCGCGGGCGAGCCGGTCCGGCTGCCCGCCTTCGCCACCATCGCGGACGGCATCGCGGTCGGTCGGCCGGGCGATGTCACCTTCACCCATGTCCGCAAGCTCGTCGACGAGGTCGTCACCGTCTCCGAGGAGGACATCTCCCGGGCGCTGCTCATGCTGCTGGAACGTGGCAAGCAGGTGGTGGAGCCGGCCGGCGCGGTCGGGGTGGCGGCGCTGCTGGCCGGCACCGTCCAGGTGAAGGCGCCGGTGGTGGCCGTGCTCTCCGGCGGCAACATCGACCCGCTGCTGATGCTGCGGGTGATCGAGCACGGCCTGGCGGCGGCCGGGCGCTACCTGCGGGTGACGGTGCGCTGCTCGGACCGCCCGGGGCAGTTGGCCTCGCTGCTGAGTGAGATCGCCGAGCATCGGGCGAACGTGGTCGACGTGGTGCACCAGCGGGCCAACCCGCACCTGCGCCTCGGCGAGGTCGAGGTGGCGCTGTCGGTGGAGACCCGGGGTGTCGAGCACTCCGACACGCTCATCAGTGCCCTGCGGGCCAGTGGTTATCAGGTGACGATCGCGCCGGAGGCATGA
- a CDS encoding DUF4328 domain-containing protein — MRCHTCDTDTDVRTRECPTCRTPVGSPVLHPGARVRPVRSVGRAASVAVAATTVFLLFTVAVQPVNALLAGRAADAADGEAFLLSAGLLELGVALLYQVALLVAVVLVIVWTWRARKNLDAFPGAGPTHSAGWAIAGWLVPFVNLVLPHRVMANIARESLWRLSTPTLVHLWWGSWLLFLFAERFIARSTTAEFDALPYPQTAADFQAYADHYASNTGAYLVPALFCVAAAASLIVLIHRISAAQTARIVRAMPTGPILPGMTVAAPAAPPAQVQASPASPAPAASPASPAPAASPAPAAPVQAPPEPGGAGGTIGA, encoded by the coding sequence ATGCGCTGCCACACCTGTGACACCGACACCGACGTACGCACCAGGGAGTGCCCCACCTGCCGTACGCCGGTGGGTTCGCCCGTCCTGCACCCGGGCGCCCGGGTCCGTCCGGTCCGGAGCGTCGGCCGTGCCGCCTCGGTCGCGGTGGCCGCGACCACCGTGTTCCTGCTGTTCACGGTGGCGGTCCAGCCGGTCAACGCGCTGCTCGCCGGGCGGGCGGCCGACGCCGCGGACGGCGAGGCCTTCCTGCTGAGCGCGGGGCTGCTGGAGTTGGGGGTGGCGCTGCTGTACCAGGTGGCGTTGCTGGTCGCCGTCGTGCTCGTCATCGTGTGGACCTGGCGGGCCCGGAAGAACCTGGACGCCTTTCCGGGCGCCGGGCCGACCCACTCCGCCGGTTGGGCGATCGCCGGATGGCTGGTGCCGTTCGTCAACCTCGTGCTGCCCCACCGGGTGATGGCCAACATCGCCCGGGAGAGCCTCTGGCGGCTGAGCACCCCGACGCTGGTCCACCTGTGGTGGGGCTCCTGGCTGTTGTTCCTCTTCGCGGAGCGGTTCATCGCGCGTTCCACCACCGCCGAGTTCGACGCGCTCCCGTACCCGCAGACCGCGGCCGACTTCCAGGCGTACGCCGACCACTACGCCTCGAACACCGGGGCGTACCTCGTGCCCGCGCTGTTCTGCGTGGCGGCCGCGGCGTCGCTGATCGTGCTGATCCACCGCATCTCCGCCGCGCAGACCGCCCGGATCGTGCGGGCCATGCCCACCGGTCCGATCCTGCCCGGGATGACCGTGGCCGCGCCGGCCGCGCCGCCCGCTCAGGTCCAGGCGTCGCCCGCGTCGCCCGCTCCGGCCGCGTCGCCCGCGTCGCCCGCTCCGGCCGCGTCGCCCGCGCCGGCGGCTCCGGTCCAGGCGCCGCCGGAGCCGGGTGGGGCGGGTGGCACGATCGGAGCATGA
- a CDS encoding amidase family protein, with translation MAVQDIMPTWVGATAKQIARGVRRGDVSATQVLADHLDHVAKADADLAAFRTVRGGVAVTEAEKVDEQEDLANLPLAGVPIAVKENTPVAGMPTWNGSAAVRTAVAEADHEVVRRLRGAGAVILGVTRMPELGLWGITDDETAVTRNPWDLSRTPGGSSGGAAAAVAAGLVPIAHGNDGLGSIRIPAACCGLVGLKPGRGVVPCQLGAEDWFGLTEHGMLTTTVADAAVGFQVLAGRAQGKLVPPQRLRVGVSLRSPVRGVSPDAPNRDAVAAAGRLLAAAGHDTVPADPVYPTVLGLQGIATWFAAAAADVRAAGVDRRALQRRSRRHVALGEWAWRRGYVREADRLAWRERSIGFFADHSVDLLLTPALASAPPPATNWSTRSWQANMLTNIRYAPYAAPWNIAGLPALVVPVGRRPDGLPLAVQLVGPPGSELLLLGVAGQFEMAAPWPRHAPGYPRVGTGSPASA, from the coding sequence GTGGCCGTGCAGGACATCATGCCGACCTGGGTCGGGGCGACCGCCAAACAGATCGCCCGGGGAGTACGCCGGGGCGACGTCTCCGCCACCCAGGTGCTGGCCGACCACCTCGACCACGTCGCCAAGGCCGACGCCGACCTCGCCGCGTTCCGCACGGTACGCGGCGGGGTGGCGGTCACCGAGGCGGAGAAGGTCGACGAGCAGGAGGACCTGGCCAACCTGCCCCTGGCCGGGGTGCCGATCGCGGTCAAGGAGAACACTCCGGTGGCCGGCATGCCCACCTGGAACGGTTCCGCCGCGGTGCGTACCGCGGTGGCGGAGGCCGACCACGAGGTGGTCCGGCGGCTGCGCGGCGCCGGTGCCGTGATCCTCGGCGTCACCCGGATGCCCGAGCTCGGCCTCTGGGGCATCACCGACGACGAGACGGCCGTCACCCGCAACCCGTGGGACCTGTCCCGCACCCCCGGTGGCTCCTCCGGGGGTGCCGCCGCGGCGGTGGCCGCCGGTCTGGTGCCGATCGCGCACGGCAACGACGGCCTGGGCTCGATCCGCATCCCGGCGGCCTGCTGCGGCCTGGTCGGCCTGAAGCCCGGTCGCGGCGTGGTGCCCTGCCAGCTCGGCGCCGAGGACTGGTTCGGCCTGACCGAGCACGGCATGCTCACCACCACGGTCGCGGACGCGGCGGTCGGTTTCCAGGTGCTCGCCGGCCGTGCCCAGGGCAAGCTCGTTCCGCCGCAGCGGCTGCGGGTCGGCGTCTCGCTGCGTTCGCCCGTACGCGGTGTCTCGCCCGACGCGCCGAACCGGGACGCGGTCGCCGCCGCCGGCCGGCTGCTCGCCGCCGCCGGGCACGACACCGTCCCGGCCGATCCGGTCTATCCGACCGTGCTGGGGTTGCAGGGCATCGCCACCTGGTTCGCCGCCGCCGCGGCGGACGTGCGGGCCGCCGGGGTCGACCGGCGTGCCCTACAGCGCCGCAGCCGCCGGCACGTGGCCCTCGGCGAGTGGGCGTGGCGGCGCGGGTACGTCCGCGAGGCCGACCGGCTCGCCTGGCGCGAGCGCTCGATCGGGTTCTTCGCCGACCACTCGGTGGACCTGCTGCTCACCCCGGCGCTGGCGAGCGCACCGCCGCCGGCCACCAACTGGTCGACCCGCTCCTGGCAGGCCAACATGCTCACCAACATCCGGTACGCGCCGTACGCGGCGCCGTGGAACATCGCCGGCCTGCCCGCCCTGGTGGTGCCGGTGGGCCGTCGCCCGGACGGGCTGCCGCTGGCCGTGCAACTGGTCGGCCCGCCCGGTTCGGAGCTGCTGCTGCTCGGCGTCGCGGGCCAGTTCGAGATGGCGGCCCCGTGGCCCCGGCACGCCCCGGGATACCCGCGCGTCGGCACGGGGTCGCCCGCCAGCGCGTGA
- a CDS encoding cystathionine gamma-synthase: MNHGFDTLAIHAGQAPEARTGAVIPPIYQTSTYAQDAVGAPRLGYEYSRSGNPTRDSLQECLAALEGGPVGLAFASGLAAEDALLRTVCGPGDHVVIPDDAYGGTYRLFAKVAERWGLAYTPAKVSDPDAVRAAIRPGATKVVWVETPTNPLLGIADIATLAAVAHDAGALLVVDNTFASPYLQQPIALGADVVVHSTTKYIGGHSDVIGGALVAADGALGEQLRYHQNAMGAVNGPFDAWLTLRGIKTLGVRMDRHCDNAERIAAYLDGHAKVRQVLYPGLPTHPGHEVAAKQMRRFGGMISFRAAGGEDHAVEICNRAKLFVLAESLGGVESLIEHPGRMTHASAAGSPLEVPGDLVRLSVGIETVEDLLADLEQALG, from the coding sequence ATGAACCACGGCTTCGACACGCTCGCCATTCACGCCGGCCAGGCCCCCGAGGCCCGCACCGGCGCGGTGATCCCCCCGATCTACCAGACCAGCACGTACGCCCAGGACGCCGTCGGCGCGCCCCGGCTCGGCTACGAGTACAGCCGCTCCGGCAACCCGACCCGCGACTCGCTCCAGGAGTGCCTGGCCGCGCTGGAGGGTGGGCCGGTCGGCCTCGCCTTCGCCAGCGGCCTTGCCGCCGAGGACGCCCTGCTGCGTACCGTCTGCGGTCCGGGTGATCACGTGGTCATCCCCGACGACGCGTACGGCGGCACGTACCGGCTCTTCGCCAAGGTCGCCGAGCGGTGGGGGCTGGCGTACACCCCGGCGAAGGTCTCCGACCCGGACGCCGTGCGGGCCGCGATCCGCCCCGGCGCCACCAAGGTGGTGTGGGTGGAGACGCCGACCAATCCGCTGCTCGGCATCGCCGACATCGCCACCCTGGCCGCCGTCGCGCACGACGCCGGGGCGCTGCTGGTGGTCGACAACACGTTCGCCTCGCCGTACCTGCAACAGCCGATCGCGCTCGGCGCGGACGTGGTGGTCCACTCGACCACCAAGTACATCGGCGGGCACTCCGACGTGATCGGCGGCGCGCTGGTGGCGGCCGACGGCGCCCTCGGCGAGCAGCTGCGCTACCACCAGAACGCGATGGGCGCGGTCAACGGCCCGTTCGACGCCTGGCTCACCCTGCGCGGCATCAAGACCCTCGGCGTACGCATGGACCGGCACTGCGACAACGCCGAGCGGATCGCCGCCTACCTGGACGGGCACGCCAAGGTGCGCCAGGTGCTCTACCCGGGGCTGCCCACCCACCCCGGTCACGAGGTGGCGGCGAAGCAGATGCGGCGCTTCGGCGGAATGATCTCGTTCCGGGCGGCCGGCGGCGAGGACCACGCCGTCGAGATCTGCAACCGGGCCAAGCTCTTCGTGCTCGCCGAGTCGCTCGGCGGGGTGGAATCCCTGATCGAACACCCGGGCCGGATGACACACGCGAGCGCCGCCGGCTCGCCGCTTGAAGTTCCCGGCGATCTCGTGCGACTGTCTGTCGGCATCGAGACGGTCGAAGACCTGCTCGCCGATCTGGAGCAGGCGCTGGGCTGA
- a CDS encoding nucleotidyl transferase AbiEii/AbiGii toxin family protein — protein MDELHLRLLRIGFNAGSDLGLVLAGGYALSAHELTTRPSRDIDFATATAMPLPAVAERLAQAYVAAGLAVRIIETTPRMARLVVYTEATECEVDLLKEAIGPPAQLSIGPVLAFGDAVGLKVRALHERAAHRDYIDICAANSRLSWHELESLGAQHTNGFSLEELADRLGGIRELDHETFMSYRLSESDVEALCRWAFAWAADIRSRLASGEAGPIGLVEDEWDAYLDPPDARATR, from the coding sequence GTGGACGAGTTGCATCTACGGTTGCTACGCATCGGGTTCAATGCTGGTAGCGATCTCGGCCTGGTTCTCGCGGGTGGCTATGCGCTGTCGGCGCACGAGCTGACCACAAGACCCTCTCGAGATATCGACTTCGCAACGGCCACCGCAATGCCGCTGCCGGCGGTGGCCGAGCGACTCGCCCAGGCCTACGTCGCTGCCGGCCTTGCCGTTCGCATCATCGAGACCACCCCGCGAATGGCACGACTCGTGGTGTACACAGAGGCAACAGAGTGTGAGGTCGATCTCCTGAAGGAGGCAATCGGTCCCCCTGCGCAACTCAGCATCGGTCCCGTCCTCGCATTCGGGGACGCCGTCGGGCTGAAGGTGCGTGCCCTGCACGAACGCGCAGCCCACCGGGACTACATCGACATCTGCGCCGCCAACAGTCGACTGAGCTGGCACGAGCTGGAGTCTCTGGGTGCTCAGCACACCAACGGCTTCTCCTTGGAAGAATTGGCCGATCGGCTTGGCGGGATTCGTGAACTTGACCATGAGACGTTCATGTCCTACCGGCTCAGCGAAAGCGATGTCGAGGCCTTGTGCAGGTGGGCGTTTGCCTGGGCGGCGGACATCCGGTCTCGGCTGGCAAGCGGGGAGGCCGGCCCGATCGGCCTGGTAGAGGACGAATGGGACGCCTACCTTGATCCGCCTGATGCCAGGGCGACCCGGTGA
- a CDS encoding HIT family protein → MAGCVFCGIVAGEVPAFRVVDEPDGMAFLDTRPVFKGHVLVVPHPHLVTLADLPPESLPGYFGLVRRLAVAVETGLGAGGTFVAMNNRVSQSVPHLHTHVVPRTKGDGLRGFFWPRTRYADDAEATAYAERVRAALAAGPV, encoded by the coding sequence GTGGCGGGTTGCGTGTTCTGCGGGATCGTGGCGGGCGAGGTGCCGGCGTTCCGGGTGGTCGACGAGCCGGACGGGATGGCGTTCCTGGACACCCGGCCGGTCTTCAAGGGGCACGTGCTGGTGGTGCCCCACCCGCACCTGGTCACCCTCGCCGATCTGCCGCCGGAGTCGCTGCCCGGTTACTTCGGGCTGGTCCGGCGGCTCGCCGTCGCGGTCGAGACCGGTCTCGGCGCGGGCGGCACGTTCGTGGCGATGAACAACAGGGTGTCCCAGTCGGTGCCGCACCTGCACACCCACGTGGTGCCCAGGACGAAGGGTGATGGCCTGCGCGGCTTCTTCTGGCCGCGTACCCGCTACGCCGACGACGCCGAGGCCACCGCGTACGCCGAGCGCGTCCGCGCCGCGCTGGCGGCGGGACCGGTCTGA
- the msrA gene encoding peptide-methionine (S)-S-oxide reductase MsrA, with the protein MFLRRMKAEMISPDRALPGRPIAMPVADRHEVLGNPLKGPFPEGSQVAVFGMGCFWGAERLFWTLPGVVTTSAGYAGGYTPNPTYEEVCSGMTGHAEVVEVVYDPTKISYEDLLKVFWENHDPTQGMRQGNDVGTQYRSTIYATTDEQLAIAEASRDAFAPIVARAGKGEITTEIDRLGDYYLAEDYHQQYLAPTKNPNGYCNHGPNGLSCPVGVAKTT; encoded by the coding sequence GTGTTCCTCCGCCGCATGAAGGCCGAGATGATCTCCCCTGACCGGGCCCTGCCCGGCCGCCCCATCGCGATGCCGGTGGCCGACCGGCACGAGGTGCTCGGCAACCCGCTGAAGGGCCCGTTCCCCGAGGGGTCGCAGGTCGCCGTGTTCGGTATGGGGTGTTTCTGGGGCGCCGAGCGACTGTTCTGGACGCTGCCGGGAGTTGTCACCACCTCCGCCGGCTACGCGGGTGGTTACACCCCGAACCCGACCTACGAGGAGGTCTGCTCGGGGATGACCGGGCACGCCGAGGTGGTCGAGGTGGTGTACGACCCCACGAAGATCAGCTACGAGGACCTGTTGAAGGTCTTCTGGGAGAACCACGACCCGACCCAGGGCATGCGCCAGGGCAACGACGTGGGCACCCAGTACCGCTCCACCATCTACGCCACGACCGACGAGCAGCTCGCCATCGCCGAGGCGTCCCGCGACGCGTTCGCGCCGATCGTGGCCCGCGCCGGCAAGGGCGAGATCACCACGGAGATCGACCGGCTCGGTGACTACTACCTGGCCGAGGACTACCACCAGCAGTACCTTGCCCCGACGAAGAACCCCAACGGCTACTGCAACCACGGCCCGAACGGGCTGAGCTGCCCGGTGGGCGTGGCCAAGACGACCTGA
- a CDS encoding type II toxin-antitoxin system Phd/YefM family antitoxin — MTTVPFTDARNRLSELIDVVASTHERIEITRHGHAAAVLISADDLAALEETLEVLSSAEAMRQLAESKAAIEAGDILDADELAALMAKRSKQAR, encoded by the coding sequence ATGACTACCGTGCCGTTCACTGACGCCCGCAACCGTCTTTCGGAACTCATCGATGTGGTGGCCTCGACACATGAACGGATAGAGATCACCAGACATGGTCACGCCGCCGCGGTGCTCATCTCCGCCGACGATCTCGCGGCGTTGGAAGAGACGCTAGAGGTTCTGTCCAGCGCCGAGGCCATGCGGCAACTTGCCGAGTCCAAGGCAGCCATTGAGGCTGGCGACATCCTCGACGCCGACGAACTCGCGGCGTTGATGGCGAAGCGGTCGAAGCAGGCACGGTGA
- a CDS encoding type II toxin-antitoxin system RelE/ParE family toxin, with protein MTGPALDRYRLQVAGPAARALAGRLPEKIAAAVYEFVTTALLDNPHRVGKRLLLPPFEGTWSARRGTYRVLYEIDEDDRVVTVTAIEHRADAYRSR; from the coding sequence GTGACTGGCCCAGCCCTCGACCGCTACCGACTTCAGGTCGCCGGCCCCGCCGCACGCGCCTTGGCCGGACGGCTGCCAGAAAAGATCGCCGCAGCCGTCTACGAGTTCGTCACCACCGCTCTCCTCGACAACCCGCATCGCGTCGGCAAACGACTGCTTCTGCCGCCGTTCGAGGGGACCTGGTCGGCCAGACGGGGCACGTATCGCGTCCTCTATGAGATCGACGAAGACGACCGCGTCGTGACCGTGACGGCAATCGAACACCGCGCCGACGCCTACCGGTCGCGTTGA
- a CDS encoding N-acetylglutaminylglutamine amidotransferase encodes MCGLAGEFRRDATRADVAAVERMSATMCDRGPDGSGVWSQGPVALGHRRLKIIDLSAASGQPIVDSAAGLTGVFNGCIYNYRELRAELAARGHHFFSSGDSEVVVKAYAEWGLDFVDHLVGMFAVAISERDTGRLVLARDRLGIKPLYLAESPGVVRFASTLPALVAGGGVDTTIDPVALAHYLSFHSIVPPPRTILRGVSKLPPATIRVYEADGRSHERVYWDPPFLRRAEHGGWSEKDWQDALLESLTTAVRRRMVADVPVGVLLSGGLDSSLVVALLAGEGQRGLSTFSIGFDAVGGREGDEFRYSDLVAKTFDTDHHQIRVAAQDLVPPLEAAVAAMSEPMVSHDCVAFYLLSQEVSRHVKVVQSGQGADEILGGYHWYPPLAQVGREQALDTYAQAFFDRDGAGLARVLNPDWLTAGDPAREFVAAHLARPGAQTAVDAGLRIDTQIMLTDDPVKRVDNMTMAHGLEARVPFLDHEFVELAAACPPELKLAQGGKGVLKEIGRRVLPHEVIDRPKGYFPVPGLTHLEGKLLDRVRDALSAPEARRRDLFRTDYVNALLDAPNAELTPLNGNKLWQLGLLEMWLQSHGID; translated from the coding sequence ATGTGCGGACTGGCTGGAGAGTTCCGACGGGACGCGACGCGTGCCGATGTCGCCGCGGTGGAACGGATGTCCGCGACGATGTGCGACCGCGGGCCGGACGGCAGCGGGGTGTGGTCCCAGGGGCCCGTCGCCCTCGGCCACCGGCGCCTGAAGATCATCGACCTGTCGGCCGCCAGCGGCCAACCGATCGTCGACTCCGCCGCCGGCCTGACCGGCGTCTTCAACGGCTGCATCTACAACTACCGGGAACTGCGCGCCGAGCTCGCCGCCAGGGGCCACCACTTCTTCTCCAGCGGCGACAGCGAGGTCGTCGTCAAGGCGTACGCCGAGTGGGGGCTCGACTTCGTCGACCACCTGGTCGGCATGTTCGCGGTGGCGATCAGCGAGCGGGACACCGGTCGCCTGGTGCTGGCCCGGGACCGGCTCGGCATCAAGCCGCTCTACCTCGCCGAGTCCCCCGGCGTGGTGCGCTTCGCCAGCACCCTGCCGGCGCTGGTGGCCGGCGGCGGCGTGGACACCACGATCGACCCGGTCGCGCTGGCCCACTACCTCAGCTTCCACAGCATCGTGCCGCCACCGCGCACCATCCTGCGCGGGGTCAGCAAGCTGCCGCCGGCCACCATCCGCGTCTACGAGGCCGACGGCCGCAGCCACGAGCGGGTCTACTGGGATCCACCGTTCCTCCGCCGCGCCGAGCACGGCGGATGGTCCGAGAAGGACTGGCAGGACGCCCTGCTGGAGTCGCTGACCACCGCCGTACGACGGCGGATGGTCGCCGACGTGCCGGTCGGCGTACTGCTCTCCGGCGGCCTGGACTCCAGCCTGGTGGTCGCCCTGCTGGCCGGGGAGGGGCAGCGCGGGCTCTCCACCTTCTCCATCGGCTTCGACGCCGTCGGTGGCCGCGAGGGCGACGAGTTCCGCTACTCCGACCTGGTCGCCAAGACCTTCGACACCGACCATCACCAGATCCGCGTCGCCGCGCAGGATCTGGTGCCGCCGCTGGAGGCCGCCGTCGCGGCGATGAGCGAGCCCATGGTCAGCCACGACTGCGTCGCGTTCTACCTGCTCAGCCAGGAGGTCTCGCGACACGTCAAGGTGGTCCAGTCCGGCCAGGGCGCCGACGAGATCCTGGGCGGCTACCACTGGTACCCGCCGCTGGCGCAGGTCGGCCGGGAGCAGGCACTCGACACGTACGCTCAGGCGTTCTTCGACCGCGACGGCGCGGGCCTGGCCCGGGTGCTCAACCCCGACTGGCTCACCGCCGGCGACCCGGCGCGGGAGTTCGTCGCCGCGCACCTGGCGCGGCCCGGCGCGCAGACCGCGGTCGACGCCGGCCTGCGCATCGACACGCAGATCATGCTGACCGACGACCCGGTCAAGCGGGTCGACAACATGACCATGGCGCACGGGCTGGAGGCCCGGGTGCCGTTCCTGGATCACGAGTTCGTGGAGCTGGCCGCCGCGTGCCCGCCGGAGCTGAAGCTGGCGCAGGGCGGCAAGGGTGTGCTCAAGGAGATCGGCCGCCGGGTACTGCCGCACGAGGTCATCGACCGACCGAAGGGCTACTTCCCGGTGCCGGGCCTCACCCACCTGGAGGGCAAGCTCCTCGACCGGGTACGCGACGCGCTGTCCGCGCCCGAGGCCCGCCGCCGCGACCTGTTCCGCACCGATTACGTCAACGCCCTGCTCGACGCCCCCAACGCCGAACTGACCCCGTTGAACGGAAACAAGCTGTGGCAACTCGGACTCCTGGAAATGTGGCTCCAGAGCCACGGAATCGACTGA